CCCAGAGAACCACAAGTTTCCATGACCTACAAAAAAGGGCAACCACGGGGGGTTGCCCCTACAGAAAAAATGTGGTTTTCCCATGTCGGATTTGGCATAAGATAGAGGAGACCGAGGAGTACCGAAGATGGGGAAGAAGACTGCAGGTCTTAGGTGAGGAAATTTTTCGGGTCTTGGTAGTACGGATTTGGTCTTAATTGTAACTTGCCAAAATAATATAGTCATCTAGAACATAAGAATAATCATAAGGAATTCCAAGATACTCTTGAGCTACTTTACTAATATACTGCTGTGCGGCTAAACGATCCGTTGCATATTGTCGAAATCGCTTTCCCCCTAATGGTTGCCGACTCTCGGTAGAACTTAGACATTTATACCAGACTAGTTGCAATCCTAACTCTCCCAAAAACTTATTAACAATTTCTTTTTCTTGCTCTATATCATCGCTGGGGGATTCGTTGTAGATTCTGAATAGCTTTTTATTTTGTACAATTAGCAAAACATATCCACCCGGTTGGAGACAATTTTGAATAATGCGGGTATAATTATGCTTAGCATATACTTGAGAATCTGAATCGGAGAAAAAACAATGGCTAATAACAATAAAGTTAAAAAATTGTTTGGGTAGTTTTTCAATTTCCAAGTCAGGTTTTAATATATCTTTCGTAACAAAACGAAAATAGGCATTGGGTGGCGATTGTTTTGATTCTATATATTTCCGCCAAAATTGCAATCCTCGAAATTGAAACATTTTTTGTTTGTCTAGCGAAAAATAGCATATATTCGGACTGGTTTGAGTGCCAAATGAAACGCTACTTTCTATCAATAAAGCTAAACCAAAAGCGACTGTTGCTGGACCGGCACCAATGTCAAGTATGGTAAGATTGGTCGGCAATAATTGGTTTTGGTAAATATAGTACCAAGCAATGTAGTTACAATAGACATTTTCGAGAAAATATCTAATTAAGTACGTATAGACGGTTGCATCATCGCCATCGTAATTGGGATCTTGACCTTTTTTAATTTATTTAAATCTAATAGCGCCGATTGTAATTTGTCGAAAAAATCTTCTTTTTTTTTGGCTCTTTAATTTGATTTACTTTATCTCTACAAAATTGAGCTAAATTTCGATCGAATTTGTTAAAAACTTCATCCACTCCCGTACACTGAACCAAAGCTTCGTCAATTTCTTGTAAGTTCAAGTCCTGGCGAACCTGTTGGAGAAACTGTTGGTTAGGAAAGATGGTGGGAATCCCTGGTGGCAAAAAATCCAGGAGTTCTTGATAATCTTGAATTTTTTGGGAAAGTTGCGTATATTGATGCTGGAGCGCTTGAATTTCTTGTTTCTGTGCCTGGATGGTTTCCTGTGCTTGCAGTTTTTCGAGATAAACTTTTTGTAGCGGCGATAGCTTGGCACCTGAATTCCATATTTTTCCTAAAATTTCTCCGGCGCGGCGATCGCTTCCCCGACGTAATGCTAAGTTAAATTGTAGCGATCGCCACCAATTTACCACCAGATTACTCATAACCAAACCCCTGCCTGCCTTCTTGAATATCATCTACAATCCCTTCTAGTCTATCAAATAATCGCTTCTTAAACCCCTCATAGCACTCATTTTCTTTATCGAACCACCAAGCATACCGACGTTTGATCGCCTCAGCTTCCTTACGAGTTACCGCCACCAGAGATTGATTTTTACTCGCATGAAACTGTTGCACCACCACGCGATCCGCCACTTGCAAACGACGCATAAAAGCTGGTTCGTCTTCAAGCAACGTCGGCAACACAGGCGTCACCGTAATTGAAATCTTAGGAACGTATCCCCGCAACATATCAATGCCGTAGCGCAACTTTTCCGCAGCTTGAAACCTAGCCACAATGCTGGGTGTTTGGGGTTCAAAATCCCGGCGTACTTTCTCGCTACCGGTGGGAATGCTAATATTGACCCGCAACCGTTCCAACTGCTGCAACAAATCCAAATCCCTCACCAACATGGGACTGCGCGTCTGAATTACCAAAGTAGGTTGGTATTCTACCATCACTTCCAGCAACCGTCGCGTTATTTTATCCTTAGCTTCGATGGGTTGGTACGGGTCAGTTACCGAACTCATGTAGATACTAGGCGGCGTGTCGGGACATTTTTCAAACCACTTAGCTAGTTCTTTGTCTAACTGTTGGGCAGCATTTTCCTTCACCAACACCCACTTTCCCCAATCGCGACGCATTCTGGGATTGGGACTAAAAGCCGCTGCATAGCAGTAGCTACATCCATACTGACATCCCCGATAGGGATTTAAGGTAAAATCGTAACTCCCAATATATCCCGTAGCTTTTGTTAGGATTGATTGTGCCTTTTGGTTATAAACGCTGGCACTACCAAATTTTTCTCGCAAGCGAACGGTCGCTTTTTTGCTGGTATAGCCTTCGTATTCTGATTTGGCCATGATGCTAGGCACCCAATAGGAGTTGGATCAATTGTCAAACTAGCAAGTTTTGGCAAAATCCTTGCCTAACTAACTGTGAATCCGAGGTTGGGGATGCAGCGTAGATAAAATGTCGCTTTCTACCGTTGCCAACTCGTCGAGGCGTTGGTCTACTTCTTCCCGGGAAAAGCTTTCTACAGCCAGCAACCAAAATATGCGGTAGTGACGCGCTTGCGATGCCATCAATCCCCGAT
This window of the Geitlerinema sp. PCC 9228 genome carries:
- a CDS encoding radical SAM protein, with protein sequence MAKSEYEGYTSKKATVRLREKFGSASVYNQKAQSILTKATGYIGSYDFTLNPYRGCQYGCSYCYAAAFSPNPRMRRDWGKWVLVKENAAQQLDKELAKWFEKCPDTPPSIYMSSVTDPYQPIEAKDKITRRLLEVMVEYQPTLVIQTRSPMLVRDLDLLQQLERLRVNISIPTGSEKVRRDFEPQTPSIVARFQAAEKLRYGIDMLRGYVPKISITVTPVLPTLLEDEPAFMRRLQVADRVVVQQFHASKNQSLVAVTRKEAEAIKRRYAWWFDKENECYEGFKKRLFDRLEGIVDDIQEGRQGFGYE